The following proteins are co-located in the Desulfonauticus submarinus genome:
- the era gene encoding GTPase Era has translation MEDKYNNEDFKSGIVALIGPPNAGKSTFLNSIIGEKIAIVSPKPQTTRNQITGIFTKENFQIVFIDTPGIHQHKGKLNNFLLKSAFAGLDASDVVVLMLDGHLYVKKEYLIKKEVSFIVERLSKIDKPILVVINKIDKIKNKNLLLPLTEEVLKFLPGKDIFYVSALTGDGCIEVIKKIVELLPYGPMLYPEDQISTAPLRFLAAELIREKLFLYLQKELPYSVAVNIDDWQEDEDLVRILATIYVSRESHKPIVIGNKGRMLKKVGTEARQELEDMLSKKVFLDLWVKVKPKWTENTGFLMSLGLGQDNF, from the coding sequence ATGGAAGATAAGTATAATAATGAAGATTTTAAATCTGGGATAGTTGCTTTAATAGGTCCTCCTAATGCGGGAAAATCAACTTTTTTAAACTCAATCATAGGGGAAAAGATTGCAATTGTAAGTCCCAAACCTCAAACTACGCGGAATCAAATTACAGGTATTTTTACAAAAGAAAACTTTCAAATAGTGTTTATTGATACTCCAGGTATCCATCAACATAAAGGAAAGTTAAATAACTTTTTATTAAAATCAGCATTTGCTGGCTTAGATGCATCAGATGTAGTGGTTTTAATGTTAGACGGCCACTTATATGTAAAAAAAGAGTATCTTATTAAAAAAGAAGTAAGTTTTATTGTAGAAAGACTTAGTAAAATTGATAAGCCAATTTTAGTGGTGATAAATAAAATAGACAAAATAAAGAATAAAAATTTACTTCTTCCTTTAACTGAAGAGGTTTTAAAATTTTTGCCAGGTAAAGATATTTTTTATGTTTCTGCATTAACAGGAGATGGGTGTATTGAAGTAATTAAAAAGATAGTAGAATTGCTTCCCTATGGACCAATGTTATATCCAGAAGATCAAATTTCCACGGCTCCGCTTCGTTTTTTGGCTGCTGAGTTAATTAGAGAAAAATTGTTTTTATATTTACAAAAAGAACTTCCTTATTCTGTCGCTGTTAACATAGATGATTGGCAAGAAGATGAAGATTTAGTTCGTATTTTAGCTACTATTTATGTTAGCAGAGAATCTCATAAACCTATTGTAATAGGTAATAAGGGGAGAATGTTAAAAAAGGTTGGTACAGAGGCAAGGCAAGAGTTAGAAGACATGCTTTCTAAAAAGGTGTTCTTAGATCTTTGGGTTAAAGTAAAACCCAAATGGACAGAAAATACAGGTTTTTTAATGTCTTTGGGATTAGGACAAGACAATTTTTAA
- a CDS encoding TIGR03960 family B12-binding radical SAM protein, with amino-acid sequence MKQYLKFFKRPTHYLGTEPNSYHKDLEQVKVHVGLAFPDLYEVGMSYYGHKILYQEINSRKEFYAERVFAPSFEVADILRKYNTPLCTLESDTPLTQLDVLGFSLTNELAYTTCLYILDLANIPFWSSKRDDDYPLVVAGGGVTFNAEPVAPFFDIMFLGDGEGLILDFLNLFRLAKEQGLSKEEFLFSLKGKQGIYIPSFFKINKKYRGYTISPVYKDYTQVNKYIFPDLNQIEIPTKPILPFGKPVHDRLTLEIARGCTRGCRFCHAGFIYRPVRERTVDGILNALYKGLRDTGYEELSFLSLSTGDFSKLPSLFCKSIKFLLDNQVAISLPSLRVGSVAEKLMEMMSRIRRTGITLAPEAGTQRLRDVINKNITEEEILNYTEKIFSLGWQQVKLYFMLGLPTETKEDLKGIYDLCVKILQTASSKRVRLTASVSLFVPKAHTPFQWCRQLSLLELQERVNFLRSLFKQNRRMQLKWHNPYMSILEGVFSRGGRELAEVLVKAYFKGEVFSNWDDFLCFSNWEEIFKDCGIEISEYLRDRDLSETLPWDHLTCGVSKKFLSKEYQKALKAKTTLDCRFENCTGCGVCDFKNKTVLPILNEQEKSVPILNVVSPSKKSKCIQWRIWFTKTKESAYLSQLELQRLFERIFRRLDIPLSFSQGFHPAPLMSFGRALPVGIESLEECFQLYLFKKIEIFSLEKINSFLPNGLQFFKIEPIPLKTKIPLSIAEDFEVQLEDKNRVMVEKKLQTFKKADVFLIQKRGKKRIQEYNLKKVVKSIKLERNKLKILLNWEAFYLSPLFIFDKILGNIQDVKILKLKQYFKE; translated from the coding sequence GTGAAGCAATATCTTAAATTTTTTAAAAGACCTACACATTATTTAGGTACAGAACCTAATTCTTATCATAAGGATTTAGAGCAAGTAAAAGTCCATGTGGGCTTAGCATTTCCTGATCTCTATGAAGTGGGAATGTCTTATTATGGACATAAGATTTTGTATCAAGAGATCAATTCAAGAAAAGAGTTTTATGCAGAAAGAGTTTTTGCCCCTAGTTTTGAGGTAGCAGATATTTTAAGAAAATATAACACTCCTCTTTGTACTTTAGAATCAGATACCCCTCTTACTCAATTAGATGTTCTTGGTTTTAGTCTCACTAATGAACTAGCATATACTACTTGTTTATATATTCTTGACTTAGCTAATATTCCTTTTTGGTCCTCAAAAAGGGACGATGATTATCCTCTTGTTGTTGCTGGTGGGGGAGTAACTTTTAATGCTGAACCTGTAGCACCTTTTTTTGACATTATGTTTTTGGGTGACGGAGAGGGATTAATTTTAGATTTTTTAAACTTATTTAGATTGGCTAAGGAACAAGGTCTTAGTAAAGAGGAGTTTTTATTTTCTTTAAAAGGTAAACAAGGCATTTATATCCCGAGTTTTTTTAAGATAAATAAAAAGTATAGGGGATATACTATTTCTCCTGTGTATAAAGATTATACTCAAGTTAATAAGTATATCTTCCCAGACTTAAATCAAATTGAAATACCTACTAAACCTATTTTACCATTTGGCAAGCCTGTGCATGACCGATTGACATTGGAAATTGCAAGAGGGTGTACTAGAGGATGTAGATTTTGTCATGCTGGTTTTATTTATCGTCCTGTGAGAGAACGAACTGTAGATGGAATTTTAAATGCGTTATACAAAGGGCTTAGAGATACAGGCTATGAAGAGCTTTCTTTTTTATCCTTAAGTACTGGAGATTTTTCTAAGTTACCTTCATTATTTTGTAAAAGTATCAAGTTTTTGCTTGATAACCAAGTGGCAATTTCTTTGCCTTCTCTTAGGGTAGGATCTGTAGCTGAAAAATTAATGGAAATGATGTCAAGAATTCGAAGGACAGGTATAACTTTAGCCCCAGAAGCAGGTACACAGCGTTTGCGGGATGTGATTAATAAAAATATTACAGAAGAGGAAATTTTAAATTATACAGAAAAAATTTTTTCTTTAGGTTGGCAGCAAGTAAAGCTTTATTTTATGTTGGGATTACCCACAGAGACTAAAGAAGACTTGAAAGGAATTTATGATTTGTGTGTAAAAATTCTACAGACAGCTTCAAGCAAAAGAGTAAGATTAACTGCCTCTGTGTCCTTGTTTGTACCTAAAGCCCATACTCCTTTCCAATGGTGTAGACAGCTTAGTCTTTTAGAATTACAAGAGCGGGTTAATTTTTTACGTTCTTTATTTAAACAAAACCGCCGAATGCAACTAAAATGGCATAATCCTTATATGAGTATTTTAGAAGGAGTTTTTTCTAGAGGAGGGCGGGAGTTAGCTGAGGTTTTAGTTAAAGCTTACTTTAAAGGGGAAGTTTTTTCTAATTGGGATGATTTTCTATGTTTTTCTAATTGGGAAGAAATTTTTAAGGATTGTGGTATAGAAATTTCTGAATATTTGAGAGATAGGGATTTGTCCGAAACTTTACCTTGGGACCACCTAACTTGTGGTGTTAGTAAAAAATTTTTAAGCAAGGAATACCAAAAGGCATTAAAAGCAAAAACTACTCTAGATTGTAGGTTTGAGAACTGTACTGGATGTGGAGTTTGTGATTTTAAGAATAAAACCGTTTTACCTATTTTAAATGAGCAAGAAAAGAGCGTTCCTATTTTAAACGTTGTTTCCCCGTCTAAAAAAAGTAAATGTATTCAGTGGAGAATTTGGTTTACTAAGACCAAAGAGTCTGCTTATTTGAGTCAGCTGGAATTGCAGCGTTTATTTGAAAGAATATTTAGGAGATTAGATATACCTCTTAGCTTTTCCCAAGGGTTTCATCCTGCTCCATTAATGTCTTTTGGTAGGGCGCTGCCTGTAGGTATAGAGAGTTTAGAAGAATGTTTTCAGCTTTATTTATTTAAAAAAATAGAAATTTTTTCATTAGAAAAGATTAACTCTTTTTTGCCAAATGGTCTTCAGTTTTTTAAAATAGAGCCTATTCCTTTAAAAACAAAAATACCTTTATCTATTGCAGAGGACTTTGAGGTGCAATTAGAAGATAAAAACAGAGTTATGGTAGAAAAAAAATTGCAAACTTTTAAAAAGGCAGATGTCTTTTTAATTCAAAAAAGAGGAAAAAAAAGGATTCAAGAATATAATCTTAAGAAAGTAGTGAAAAGTATAAAGTTGGAGAGAAATAAATTAAAAATTCTCTTAAATTGGGAAGCGTTTTATTTGAGTCCGTTGTTTATTTTTGATAAGATTTTAGGTAATATCCAAGATGTAAAAATTTTAAAGTTAAAACAGTATTTTAAGGAGTAA
- a CDS encoding CvpA family protein, with product MNFLDIVFIIIITFFLLRGIYRGLVQEVSSLVALFLGFFLANKYWQDVLPYVEKILPPSSWTNVISYFVVLLGVMLGVYIISTILKHILKMAFLGWFDRIAGGSLGLLKAIILCSIMLMIMTSFLPTNAPVLKESKLAPYIHQASTSLSELLPEELKNNFERKKLFWERKWRKTLLPKLENN from the coding sequence ATGAACTTTTTAGACATAGTTTTTATAATAATAATCACTTTTTTTCTATTAAGAGGTATTTATAGAGGACTTGTGCAAGAAGTCTCTTCCCTTGTTGCTTTGTTCTTAGGATTTTTTCTTGCCAATAAATACTGGCAAGATGTCTTGCCTTATGTAGAAAAGATATTACCTCCTTCTTCTTGGACCAATGTAATTAGTTATTTTGTTGTTCTTTTAGGAGTAATGCTTGGCGTATATATCATCTCCACCATTTTAAAACATATCCTTAAAATGGCCTTTTTAGGTTGGTTTGATAGAATTGCTGGGGGGAGCTTAGGATTATTAAAAGCCATTATTCTCTGTTCTATTATGTTAATGATAATGACCTCTTTTTTGCCTACCAACGCTCCAGTACTTAAAGAATCAAAATTAGCCCCTTACATTCACCAAGCTAGCACCTCTTTAAGTGAACTTTTACCTGAAGAACTAAAAAATAATTTTGAACGAAAGAAACTTTTTTGGGAAAGAAAATGGAGGAAAACACTCCTTCCAAAATTGGAGAATAATTAA
- the mazG gene encoding nucleoside triphosphate pyrophosphohydrolase — translation MSTAGLHKIKEVISTLLGPNGCPWDKEQTPQSLCDYLIEECFELVEAIQENKIEDVKEELGDVFFLLLFIIQLYQDKLSLDEVLNLSAAKMIGRHPHVFGNKKIKDINELLSMWEKIKKQELDKKKQSRSIFDSIPKNLPPLLKAYRINSKAARIGFTWPDNKSQEQKLEEEWKEWLKAKNEQALSKMEEEFGDYLFTLTEYARRHNIKPNTALHRANQKFLLRYKKMEELAKQYNLNLDSLSTEELNQLWEKAKKEV, via the coding sequence ATGAGCACAGCAGGTTTACATAAAATAAAAGAAGTAATCTCTACTCTCCTAGGACCTAATGGGTGCCCATGGGACAAAGAACAGACTCCTCAAAGCCTATGTGACTATCTCATAGAGGAATGTTTTGAATTAGTAGAGGCAATCCAAGAAAATAAAATAGAAGACGTAAAAGAAGAACTAGGAGACGTATTTTTTCTTCTTTTATTTATTATTCAGTTATATCAAGATAAGCTGAGTTTAGATGAAGTCTTAAATCTCTCTGCAGCTAAAATGATCGGCAGACACCCCCATGTCTTTGGAAACAAAAAAATTAAAGACATAAACGAATTACTTTCCATGTGGGAAAAAATCAAAAAACAAGAATTAGATAAAAAGAAACAATCTCGATCTATTTTTGACTCCATTCCCAAAAATCTTCCTCCTCTTTTAAAAGCATACCGTATTAATTCCAAAGCAGCACGCATTGGTTTTACTTGGCCAGACAATAAAAGCCAAGAACAAAAACTTGAAGAAGAATGGAAGGAGTGGTTAAAGGCTAAAAACGAACAAGCTCTATCTAAAATGGAAGAAGAGTTCGGGGATTATCTTTTTACGTTAACTGAATACGCTAGAAGACACAATATAAAACCAAATACAGCGTTACATCGAGCAAATCAAAAATTTCTTCTTAGATATAAAAAAATGGAAGAGCTTGCTAAACAATACAACCTAAATTTAGACTCTTTGTCTACAGAGGAACTAAATCAACTCTGGGAAAAGGCTAAAAAAGAAGTATAA
- the cmk gene encoding (d)CMP kinase codes for MSKHIILTLDGPAGVGKTTMARKLADYLKIAYLDTGAMFRGIAYLLGQEALHYSDTTLQTKLLEFKFDLKKDSKDNKFVLSLNNRKLGPEIRTEEVGMLASALATKGVVREFLKQAQREIGKRFSLVAEGRDMGTVVFKDASLKFFLDATPEERARRRLAQLKMQGIEVDYKKILEQIIARDRQDRTRKIAPLCPAQDAIIIDTTDLSLEDVFNALKKHLSDFGLV; via the coding sequence ATGTCTAAACATATAATTCTCACTTTAGATGGACCAGCAGGAGTTGGTAAGACTACTATGGCTAGAAAATTAGCTGATTATCTAAAGATAGCCTATTTGGATACAGGAGCAATGTTTAGGGGGATAGCTTATTTGCTTGGGCAAGAAGCTTTGCATTATTCAGATACAACTTTACAGACAAAACTTTTAGAATTTAAATTTGATTTAAAGAAAGACTCCAAGGACAATAAATTTGTTTTAAGTTTAAATAATAGAAAATTAGGACCAGAAATTAGAACAGAAGAAGTTGGCATGTTAGCTTCAGCTTTGGCTACTAAAGGAGTTGTGCGAGAATTTTTAAAACAAGCTCAAAGAGAGATAGGTAAAAGATTTTCGTTAGTAGCTGAAGGAAGAGATATGGGAACTGTGGTTTTTAAAGATGCTTCTCTGAAGTTTTTTCTAGATGCTACTCCTGAGGAAAGAGCAAGGAGAAGATTAGCACAATTAAAAATGCAGGGTATAGAGGTAGATTATAAGAAAATACTTGAACAGATAATTGCTAGAGATAGGCAGGATAGAACCAGAAAAATAGCTCCATTATGTCCAGCGCAAGATGCAATTATTATAGATACAACGGATTTGAGCCTTGAAGATGTTTTTAATGCCTTAAAAAAGCATTTATCTGATTTTGGTTTGGTTTAA
- the hisC gene encoding histidinol-phosphate transaminase, which translates to MQQFIQKHLLDFKAYEPGLSISEIKGKYGLGKIIKMASNENPLGVSPCVLQVLNKYSAYSFRYPQSGNLSLRKELANFLKVPEKNIIVGNGSDEIIDILIRLLVDPEKDEILTFKPCFSIYKTQAKLQKIRIKQVSLNEDFSFNFDKLSQSITSNTKLIFITNPDNPSGYAVKKDILKEFIENLPQGCFLVLDEAYIDFADPLEDYSFINEFLLYPQVIFLRTFSKLFGLAGLRLGYAVANEDIADYFWRVRLPFSVNILAEKAGIAALKDSFFYSKTREVVLQGREYLSSALKKMGCEVFPSQANFILFKPPYEANELFNLLLQRGIIIRTLSSYGLNDFLRVSVGTEDENNFFLQVLKEILNV; encoded by the coding sequence ATGCAGCAGTTCATTCAAAAACATCTTCTGGATTTTAAGGCCTATGAACCTGGATTGAGTATATCGGAAATAAAGGGAAAATATGGTCTTGGAAAGATTATCAAGATGGCAAGCAATGAAAATCCTTTAGGAGTTTCTCCTTGTGTTTTACAAGTTTTAAACAAATATAGTGCCTATAGTTTTCGCTATCCTCAAAGTGGCAATTTGTCGCTAAGAAAAGAATTAGCTAATTTTTTAAAAGTTCCTGAAAAGAATATTATAGTTGGTAATGGTTCTGATGAAATTATAGATATATTAATCCGTTTATTGGTAGATCCAGAAAAAGATGAGATCTTAACTTTTAAACCGTGTTTTAGTATTTATAAAACTCAGGCCAAATTGCAAAAAATTCGTATAAAGCAGGTATCTTTGAACGAGGATTTTAGTTTTAATTTTGATAAACTAAGCCAAAGCATTACTTCTAATACTAAGCTAATATTTATTACTAATCCAGATAATCCTTCAGGATATGCAGTAAAAAAAGATATTTTAAAAGAATTTATAGAGAATCTTCCCCAAGGGTGTTTTTTAGTCTTAGATGAAGCTTATATTGACTTTGCGGACCCTTTAGAGGATTATTCTTTTATAAATGAATTTTTGCTTTATCCTCAGGTTATTTTTTTAAGAACTTTTTCTAAATTATTTGGCTTAGCTGGTTTAAGGTTAGGGTATGCTGTAGCTAATGAAGATATTGCAGATTATTTTTGGAGAGTTCGGTTGCCTTTTAGTGTAAATATTTTAGCTGAAAAGGCAGGGATTGCAGCACTCAAAGACAGTTTTTTTTATTCTAAGACCAGAGAAGTTGTTTTGCAGGGTAGAGAATATTTAAGCTCAGCTCTTAAAAAAATGGGATGTGAAGTATTTCCTTCGCAGGCTAATTTTATTCTTTTTAAACCACCTTATGAGGCGAATGAGCTTTTTAACCTTTTGTTACAGAGAGGCATTATTATAAGAACTCTCAGTTCCTATGGTTTAAATGATTTTCTTAGAGTTAGTGTAGGCACTGAAGATGAAAATAATTTTTTTCTTCAAGTTTTGAAGGAGATTTTAAATGTCTAA
- a CDS encoding type IV pilus secretin PilQ, with the protein MGKRIFVYLLVVLFVLGMGCASKKNTPKKVDVNNLETSPLKTEIKTKEKSVDRFKISIKDKRTTLHIPGLLNINITTAMDGSTFELKFLPEYKKVPLPNPSGVIKGIFYNPSDGDKATSLRVELKQPCQFLLSRDRVKGVLEVTFVPSQVAQTVNKQSSAVNKIQKIDFLKNRKGNLIICFDTQVPLNLLPLKSEKNKMFIRVLGVNVVSNYEKVFRLDKFNTPIKSVFFQNKGSDLNIMLSTAERVPFNLDMIEGKSSLVFLTSDNFKREQTAEEKEKLKNDFEAQNDLPELNTILPGMKKKYTGKKISIDLQDADIEHVLRLITSVTDYNLIIDDDVTGKISLRLFNIPWDQALDLVLLQKNLGMVVRGNIMRIATQEKLQAEREALRRAREEAQKAKESMKKLEPLVREYIQINYTTAAEIEPKIKSFLSERGKVTSDSRTNQLIIEDTASNIQQIKAVIEKLDRPEKQVLIEARIVYATDEFKRALGVKWGAQNPGENFGQNNAYYKQYGVTTLNYPANAPASTITFTGELAKIAGKDLFTLDAELKLAETQNLAKTISSPRIVTLNNQAAEITQGTKIAVTAESESGGTTVEYKDAILKLSVTPQITPDNKIVLSLDISDDTPVPGGGGDIETKTAKTKLIVNDGETIVIGGVRKISTTEAQDRVPGLHKIPLLGWLFKNDYKAVTKQELLIFIRPKILE; encoded by the coding sequence ATGGGTAAGAGAATTTTTGTTTATTTATTGGTAGTGCTTTTTGTTTTGGGTATGGGGTGTGCCTCTAAAAAGAATACCCCTAAAAAGGTAGATGTTAATAATTTAGAAACATCTCCTTTAAAAACAGAGATTAAGACAAAAGAAAAATCTGTTGATAGATTTAAAATAAGTATAAAGGATAAACGTACGACACTTCATATTCCAGGTCTTTTAAATATTAATATTACAACTGCAATGGATGGAAGTACCTTTGAGCTAAAGTTTTTGCCAGAGTATAAGAAGGTTCCATTACCCAACCCTTCTGGAGTTATAAAAGGTATTTTTTATAATCCTTCAGATGGAGATAAGGCTACATCTTTGCGGGTAGAGTTAAAGCAGCCTTGTCAATTTTTGTTATCTAGAGATAGAGTGAAGGGGGTTTTGGAGGTTACTTTTGTACCTTCTCAGGTAGCACAGACAGTTAATAAACAAAGTTCAGCAGTAAATAAGATTCAAAAGATAGATTTTTTAAAAAATAGAAAAGGAAATCTTATTATCTGTTTTGATACTCAAGTTCCTTTAAATTTGCTGCCCTTAAAAAGTGAAAAGAATAAGATGTTTATTAGGGTACTAGGGGTAAATGTTGTTTCAAATTATGAAAAAGTGTTTCGGTTGGACAAGTTTAATACCCCAATTAAAAGCGTATTCTTTCAAAATAAGGGAAGTGATTTAAATATTATGTTGTCAACGGCAGAGAGGGTCCCGTTTAATTTAGATATGATAGAAGGCAAATCTTCTTTGGTTTTCCTTACTTCTGATAATTTTAAGCGGGAACAGACTGCAGAAGAAAAAGAAAAATTGAAAAACGACTTTGAGGCTCAAAATGATTTGCCTGAGTTAAATACCATTTTACCAGGCATGAAGAAAAAGTATACAGGGAAGAAGATTTCTATTGATTTACAAGACGCTGATATAGAGCATGTATTAAGATTAATTACTTCAGTTACAGATTATAATTTAATTATTGATGATGACGTTACAGGGAAAATTTCTTTAAGATTATTTAATATTCCTTGGGATCAGGCTTTGGATTTAGTGTTGTTGCAAAAAAATTTGGGAATGGTTGTTCGTGGAAATATAATGCGGATTGCTACCCAAGAAAAGTTGCAGGCAGAAAGGGAAGCTTTACGACGTGCAAGGGAAGAGGCTCAAAAGGCAAAAGAGAGTATGAAAAAATTAGAGCCTCTAGTTAGAGAGTATATTCAAATAAATTATACTACAGCTGCGGAAATAGAACCAAAAATTAAGTCATTTCTCTCAGAGCGAGGTAAGGTAACTTCTGATTCAAGAACTAATCAACTTATTATAGAAGATACAGCATCTAATATTCAGCAAATTAAAGCAGTAATAGAAAAATTAGATAGACCCGAAAAACAGGTACTTATAGAGGCAAGGATAGTATATGCCACGGATGAATTTAAAAGAGCTCTTGGAGTAAAGTGGGGAGCTCAAAATCCTGGAGAAAATTTTGGTCAAAATAATGCTTACTATAAACAATATGGTGTTACAACATTGAATTATCCTGCAAATGCCCCTGCTTCTACTATTACATTTACAGGAGAATTAGCTAAAATTGCAGGTAAGGATCTTTTTACATTGGATGCTGAATTAAAACTGGCTGAAACACAGAATTTAGCCAAAACTATTTCTTCTCCTCGTATTGTAACCTTAAATAATCAAGCTGCAGAGATTACTCAAGGAACAAAAATTGCCGTAACTGCAGAATCAGAAAGTGGTGGGACAACAGTTGAATATAAAGATGCAATTCTAAAATTAAGTGTCACTCCTCAAATTACACCAGACAATAAAATCGTGTTATCTTTGGATATATCTGATGACACTCCAGTACCTGGCGGAGGGGGAGATATAGAGACAAAAACGGCAAAAACTAAGTTAATAGTGAATGATGGAGAAACTATTGTGATTGGTGGAGTTAGAAAGATTTCTACTACAGAAGCCCAAGATAGAGTTCCTGGATTGCATAAAATTCCTTTATTGGGGTGGTTATTTAAAAATGATTATAAGGCTGTGACTAAACAAGAGCTTTTAATTTTTATAAGACCAAAGATTTTAGAGTAA
- a CDS encoding pilus assembly protein PilP codes for MNTKIFFFGIIIMNLLWSNVGFTKTTPKVEKQLEEEGEKFIKTLSSLPKWLRPSDYRYTTKGKPDPFVPFINKVVSTSKKRKKAGLTPLEKIEVTQLRVVGILWDPDHPDRARAMVELPDGKGFILKPGLVVGRNDGKVVKITPDNVIVEEEVVDIFGELKKKQVVLKLHPKKGEE; via the coding sequence ATGAATACAAAGATTTTTTTCTTTGGAATTATAATAATGAATTTATTGTGGAGTAATGTAGGGTTTACTAAAACAACTCCCAAGGTGGAAAAGCAATTGGAAGAAGAAGGGGAGAAGTTTATCAAAACTTTATCTAGTTTGCCAAAGTGGCTAAGACCTTCTGATTATAGATATACTACAAAGGGAAAACCAGATCCTTTTGTACCTTTTATTAATAAGGTTGTTTCTACTTCTAAGAAACGAAAAAAGGCTGGCTTAACTCCTTTGGAAAAAATAGAGGTGACTCAATTAAGAGTTGTTGGTATTCTGTGGGATCCAGATCATCCAGATAGGGCACGGGCAATGGTTGAATTGCCAGATGGAAAAGGTTTTATTTTAAAACCTGGTCTTGTGGTAGGTAGAAATGATGGTAAGGTGGTTAAAATTACCCCAGATAATGTTATTGTGGAGGAAGAAGTGGTAGATATTTTTGGTGAACTAAAAAAGAAACAAGTTGTTTTAAAACTTCACCCGAAAAAGGGGGAAGAATAA
- a CDS encoding type 4a pilus biogenesis protein PilO — protein sequence MEKIKKAIQDFFALPEKKRFIVYGVIIVLIIAVWGYFGIWANLEEQNRLSSNLKRLDTEIARYRVIASRLKAVRKDLKFYERQFVLAKTLLPEGAKALEKLLASFEMKGREKGIEFVYFRPLNEVKFDFYAARRVNIRIVGSFHDIVSYLDELTRLNRLVSIENIKFAPRGKQTNVSNLLVDCNLRVYRALTEEEILAQQQAKKKKRRR from the coding sequence ATGGAAAAGATAAAAAAAGCTATCCAGGATTTTTTTGCTCTTCCTGAAAAGAAGAGATTTATTGTTTATGGAGTGATTATTGTTTTAATTATAGCAGTATGGGGTTACTTTGGTATTTGGGCTAATTTAGAGGAACAGAATAGACTCTCCAGTAATTTGAAAAGATTAGATACAGAGATTGCTCGCTATAGAGTTATTGCTTCAAGATTGAAAGCAGTGAGAAAGGATTTAAAATTTTATGAAAGACAGTTTGTTTTAGCAAAAACCTTATTGCCAGAGGGAGCAAAGGCCTTGGAAAAGCTTTTGGCCTCTTTTGAGATGAAAGGACGAGAAAAGGGGATAGAATTTGTTTATTTTCGTCCTCTTAATGAAGTTAAATTTGACTTTTATGCTGCCAGACGGGTGAATATTCGGATAGTTGGAAGTTTTCATGATATTGTGAGTTATTTAGACGAATTAACTAGATTAAATAGACTAGTTAGTATCGAAAATATAAAGTTTGCTCCACGGGGAAAACAAACAAATGTAAGTAATCTTTTAGTAGATTGTAATTTAAGAGTATATAGGGCTTTGACAGAGGAAGAGATTTTGGCTCAACAACAGGCTAAGAAAAAGAAAAGAAGAAGATAA
- a CDS encoding PilN domain-containing protein produces MLKINLLVKEKKKRLPIKGDFWVFLVVLVLVVGICGGASWWLGVKVDALKALEKEKLSQKRQLQLTIAKVKKLKKNVEGLQQKIDAIRKIRERQNLPVIYIDEAIKAIPENKLWYESFSLSSSGDIMVQGVALDNQVLAFYIERLKRSPYVKQVEILLTNRKKVGPYELVDFKCHLVMGKTS; encoded by the coding sequence GTGCTTAAAATAAATTTACTTGTAAAAGAAAAAAAGAAACGCCTTCCAATAAAGGGAGACTTTTGGGTTTTTTTAGTTGTTTTAGTGTTGGTTGTTGGTATATGTGGGGGGGCAAGTTGGTGGTTGGGAGTAAAGGTAGATGCTTTAAAAGCTTTAGAGAAAGAGAAGTTGAGTCAAAAAAGACAACTGCAGCTTACTATAGCAAAAGTAAAAAAACTTAAAAAAAATGTAGAAGGATTACAACAAAAAATAGATGCTATAAGAAAGATTAGAGAAAGACAGAATCTACCAGTAATTTATATAGATGAAGCAATAAAGGCAATTCCAGAAAATAAATTATGGTATGAAAGTTTTAGTCTTTCAAGTAGTGGAGATATAATGGTTCAAGGAGTGGCTTTAGATAATCAGGTTCTAGCCTTTTATATTGAGAGACTTAAGCGTTCGCCTTATGTCAAACAAGTAGAAATTTTGTTGACCAATAGGAAAAAAGTTGGGCCATATGAATTAGTAGATTTTAAATGCCATCTTGTAATGGGGAAGACGTCGTAA